One Mycolicibacterium sp. TUM20985 genomic window, CGCGGATAGCCCTCGGCGCATCAGCGCCGCGGTTACCTACTAGGGCTGAGTGCCGGAGCGAACGCCCAGCAGGACGTCCTCCCAGCCGGGAACCTCGGGCTTGCGCTTGCGGGTCCGGGGCTTGGGCGCGGCGGGCGGAGCGGCTTCGGGCGCAGTTGTCGTTGCGGCAGGGGCAGGGGCAGGGACCGGCTCGGGTGTCGGGGCAGGCTCGGGCAGCGACAGGTCCAGGGTCGGCACCGGCGCCACCGCCCGCAGCGGGGGGCGATCGAAGTGGGGATCGATGAGTTCGGCAGCCGCGTCATCGAAGGCGGTCGCGGTGCCACCGTGTGCGCCCGGCACGAAGCGGAAGTGCGCGACGTTGTCCGACCGGCCCGCCTTCCACGACAGCTGGACCGTCCATCGACCGTCCTCGTTGCGCCAGGCATCCCAGGACGTCGCGTCCGGATCGAGGCCACGTCCCACCAGCGCCGTCGTCACGGTCTCCAGCAGGGTCAGCACCGCGGGCCCGTCGACGAGCACGGGGTGCGACGCAGTCGCCAGCTCGGCAGCACGCGACCGCTCGAGCAGGACCGGGTGCGCGAACCGCTCGACCCGAGCCACGTCGACACCCGCTGCTCCCGCCACCTGCTCGACGGATGCGCCCGCGCGGATCCTGGCTTGAATCTCCTTGGGCGTCAGCACGTTTGGGACCTCGACATCAACGGGGGTGGGCATGGCGGCAGCACGCTCGCCGCTCAACGCGGCGCGGAGGCGGTCGTCAGGGCGGAGAATGAACTTCTCACTGGACTCAGCCGTCTCGCAGATGATGCGTTGGCCATCGACGTCGAGTCCGACGACTTTCAATTCCCGCATGTGCGACCTCCTAGGGCGGCTCAACGGCTCACCCTACGTCGTTATCGGGCCGTTACCTCCTATGACACGCTGGCGCTAGTCGAGGTGCTCGACGACCCAGTCCACGCACGACGTCAGCGCGCTGACGTCGTCGGGTTCCACGGCGGGGAACATCGCCACCCGGAGCTGGTTGCGGCCCAGCTTGCGGTACGGCTCGGTGTCGACGATGCCATTGGCGCGCAACACCTTGGCCACCGCCGCGGCGTCGACCTCGTCGGTGAAGTCCACGGTGCCCACCACCTGCGACCGGAGCGCCGAATCGGTGACGAAGGGGGTGGTGTAGCCGGTGGCCTCGGCCCACGAGTACAACCGCTGCGAGGAGTCCGCGGTGCGCTTGACCGCCCAGTCCAGGCCGCCGTTGCCGTTCAGCCAGTCCAGCTGCTCGGCCATGAGCACCAACGTGCCGATCGCCGGAGTGTTGTAGGTCTGATTCTTCAGGCTGTTGTCGATGGCGATCGGCAGCGACAGGAAGTCGGGTACCCAGCGACCCGATGCCGCGATCTTCTCGACCCTGGCGAGCGCCGCGGGGCTCATGATCGCCAGCCACAGCCCGCCATCGGACGCGAAGTTCTTCTGGGGCGCGAAGTAATAGGTGTCGGTGTCGGCGATGTCGACGGGCAGGCCACCGGCCGCGGACGTCGCATCGATGACCACCAGGGCATCACCCGCCGGGCGCTGAATGGGCACCGCGACGCCGGTCGAGGTCTCGTTGTGGGCCCAGGCGACGACGTCGACCGACGGGTCTGACTGCGGCTCGGGGGCGCTGCCGGCATCGGCCTTGACGATGATCGGGTCACCGACGAACGGGTTCGCGGCCACCGCGGAGGCGAACTTGGCGCTGAACTCACCGAACGTGAGGTGCAGGGACCGCTCGTCGATCAGGCCGAAGGCGGCGGCGTCCCAGAATGCGGTGGAGCCACCGTTGCCGAGGATGACCTCGTAACCGTCGGGCAGGGAGAAGAGTTGCCGGACGCCATCGCGCACCCGACCGACCAGGTTCTTGACCGGCGCCTGCCGGTGCGACGTGCCGAAGAGGTGACTGGCGTCGACGAGCGCCTGCACTTGCTCGGGGCGCACCTTCGACGGGCCGGAGCCGAAGCGTCCGTCCTTGGGCTTGAGATCGGCGGGAATCAGGAGTTCGGCCATGACTGCTCAGCGTAGTGAGGACCTCTTGGCCGCGACTGGTGGGCCCGTCACGAGACCTGCGTCACATGTGATGCGAATTACCCCCTTCGGCGCACACGTTGCCGAAGAGGCTGTTCAATTCATGGGACCTCCGGTACCGTCAGTGGACATCGGACTGACAAATGTAAACCTCACGGAGGCTTCGAATGGCTGTCAAGATCGCCAAGACGCGCATCATCCGCCGCTGGCGCAAGAACATGGAGGTTCTCGACGACGCCTCTTACGTCGACACGCTCACCACGCTGTCCGAGGGGTCGGTGCGACGCAACTTCAACCCCTACACCGACATCGACTGGGATTCGCCGGAGTTCGCGGTGACCCCGAACGACGAGCGCTGGATCCTGCCGGCTACCGATCCGATCGGTAGGCACTCCTGGTACCGGTCACAGCCCACGGAACGCCAGATCGAGATCGGCATGTGGCGGCAGGCCAACGTCGCCAAGGTCGGCCTGCACTTCGAGTCGATCTTGATCCGGGGCCTCATGGAGTATTCGTTCTGGACGCCCAACGGCTCACCGGAGTATCGCTACTGCCTCCACGAGGCGGTGGAGGAGTGCAACCACACGCTGATGTTCCAAGAGATGGTGAACCGCATCGGCGCCGACGTGCCGGGCATGCCGCGCCTGCTCAAATGGGTGCAGCCCGTCATCCCGCTGGTCGCCGGTCCGCTGCCCATCCCGTTCTGGTTCGGCATACTCGCCGGCGAGGAGCCCATCGACCACACGCAGAAGAACGTGCTGCGAGAGGGTAAGGCCCTGCATCCAATCATGGAACGGGTCATGGCCATCCACGTCGCCGAGGAGGCCCGGCACATCTCGTTCGCCCACGAGTACCTGCGCAAGCGAGTCCCGCACCTGCCGCGCCGCAAACGGTTCTGGCTGTCGCTCTACGTTCCGCTCACGATGCGAACCCTGTGCTCCGCCATCATCGTTCCGCCTCGCGCGTTCTGGAAGGAATTCGACATCCCACGGTCGGTCCGCAAGGACATCTTCTTCTCCTCGCCCGAGTCTCGAAAGATGTTGCGCGACATGTTCGGTGACGTTCGGATGCTCTGCCAGGAGACCGGCTTGATGAATCCGGTGGCGAAGCTGATCTGGCGGCTGTGCCGGATCAACGGCGACCCCAGTCGCTACCGCAGCGAGCCCCAGCGCCAGCACCTGGTGTCGGTCGCGTAGGGGAATCAGGCGACACCCGGCATGCCCCATGTAATTACTCAGTCGTGTTGCAGCGACGGATCCTGTGTCTACGCCTGCCCGGTGAACTGCATCCATCCGTCACCGGATGAGCCGGGCTTCGCCACCGCGGAGATGCTCTACATCGATCCGGTGGCGTGCGTGGATTGCGGCGCGTGTGTCAGCGCGTGCCCCGTCGGCGCCATCGCTCCCGACACCAAACTCGGCGACGAGCAGCAGGTCTTCGTCGAACTCAACGCGGCGTTCTACCCCAAGCGCGAGGGCAAGCTGCCACCGACGTCGAAGCTCGCACCCGTGCTGGAGGCGCCCGCCGTGCACCGGCGCGACGGGGGTCCCCTGACGGTGGCGATCGTCGGATCGGGCCCGGCGGCGATGTACGCCGCCGACGAGCTGCTGACTCAGAAGGGGGTGCGCGTCAACGTCTTCGAGAAGCTGCCGACGCCCTACGGTCTGGTCCGCTCCGGAGTGGCGCCCGATCACCAGTCGACCAAGCGCGTCACCGCGTTGTTCGACCGCATCGCGGGCCGTCCGGGCTTCCAGTACTTCCTCAACGTCGAGGTCGGCAGGCACGTCTCGCACGCCGAGCTGGTCGAACACCATCACGCCGTGCTCTATGCCGTCGGCGCGCCGAACGACCGGCGGCTGGACATCGAGGGAATGGGTCTGCCCGGCAGCGGCACCGCGACCGAGATGGTGGCCTGGATCAACGGGCATCCCGAATTCGCCCATCTGCCGGTTGATTTGAGCTCCGAACGCGTCGTGCTCGTCGGCAATGGCAACGTGGCCCTCGACGTCGCGCGCGTGCTCACCACCGACCCGGACGACCTGGCCCGGACCGACGTGTCCGCCCACGCGCTCGCCACACTTCGCGACTCTCGGGTGCAAGAGGTCGTGGTCGCCGCGCGGCGCGGGCCCGCGGCGTCGGCGTTCACGCTGCCCGAGCTGATCGGGTTGACCGCCACTCATGACGTCGTGCTCTCGGCCGAGGATCACGATCTGGTGCGCCGGGAGCTGGCGACGGAGTCAGACCCGTTGACCCGCAACAAGCTCGAGGTACTCGCCAAGCTCGGCGACGCCGGGCGGGCGCCGGTCGGTCGACCCCGCATCCGGCTGGCGTACCGGCTGACCCCGCTGCGGCTACTCGGCGACACGCGCGTCGAGGGCATCGCCTTCACCCAAACCGGGACCGACGAGGTCCAGCGCGTCGAGGCGGGCCTGGTTCTGACGTCGATCGGCTACCGCGGCAAGCCGATTCGCGATCTCCCGTTCGACGACGTGAAGGCCGTGGTCCCCAACGACGGCGGACGCGTCACCGGGGCGCACGCCACATACGTCGCCGGTTGGATCAAGCGAGGCCCGACGGGGTTCATCGGCACCAACAAGTCGTGCGCGGCGCAGACGGTCGGCAACCTCGTCGCCGACTACAACGACGGTGGGCTCGTCGACCCCGTCGCCGGACCGTCCCGGCTGAGGGCGCTGATTCGGGCTCGTCAGCCCGACGTCGTCGATGCGGCCGGGTGGACCGCGATCGACCGCGCGGAGATCGACAGGGGCGGGGCCGAACGTCCGCGGGACAAGTTCACCGACGTGGGCGACATGCTCGCCGCCGCGGCGACGGCACCGGCGCCGACAGTCGGTCGGCGACTGCTCGCAGGGCTGCGTCGCTAGGGGCCACCTCCGACCCAGACCGCGCGCAGAAGAAGGCCATCGAGCTCGCGTCCGATGACGCTGTGCACGGGGAAGCGGCGCGCGATCGTCACGTTCTCCTCCGTCAGCTCCTCGGCCCAGTCGGCGGGCCAGCCCCCGTCGGCCAGGCTGGTCCGGAACGCCAGGACGACGTCCTCACGGGTCAGGTCCGACTCGACGACCGTGGCCGTCGTGGTGGCCCGGTGGGATGCCGCTCCGGCGAACCCACGTCCGCATCCGCATGGCCCGCGCGGATCGTTGCGGTCCCAATCGCACGGCTCCTGGATCCACACCAACTCGCCTGCCACGCAGTAGTTGTAGTCGTCAGGTTCGGTCCCCTGGGTAAGTGCGGTCGCGACGAGGATCTTCATGAAGGCGCGCCCTCGCTGGTAGCTGATTCGAACATTTGTACGATGATGCCACCGACGACCGACAGCCTGCCGAGCGCGTTGACTCAGCCGAAATGCGCGCGAGATGCCGCGAAAGCTGGGGTCGTTGCCTCACCGGAAATGCGCGCGTACGGCGCGCCTGCGTGATCTGTCAGCAATGACCTCGGTAGGCCGGAGCGATGGGGTTGACGATGACCGAGCGCAAGGCAGTGACCGAAACGACTGCCATCCGTTATTCACTGGCAGACAAACGAGCCAAGGGCGTGATTCTGGATGAGTTGTGCGCCACCACGGGATGGCACCGCAACCACGCCCGTAAGGCGCTCACGACGGCATTACGGCCCAAACTGGTCACACCGAGACGTCCGCGGCCACCGACCTACGGACCGGAGGTCGTTGCCGCGTTGACGGTGTGCTGGACGGTGTTGGGGATGCCGGCCGGTAAGCGCCTGGCGCCGATGCTGGGCGAACTGCTTGCGGTGTTGCGCCATTTTGGGGAGTTGGTCCTCGATGAGGACATCGCGACGCTGTTGGTGTCGATGTCGGCGGCCACCATCGACCGGCGGCTGGCTCCCGAACGGCGCAAACACCAGCTCAAGGGGCGCGCCACCACCAAGCCGGGATCGCTGCTGAAGAGTCAGATTCCGGTGCGGACCTGGGCCGACTGGGACGACGGGCGACCGGGGTTCGTCGAGATCGACCTGGTCTGCCACGACGGGGGAAGCCTCACCGGCCCGCATGCGTTCACCTTGACCGTCACCGACATCGCCACCGGCTGGACCGAGAACCGCTCTGTGCCCAGCAAATCAGCCAAATGCGTGCTGGCCGCTGTGAACGACATCGCCGCCAAGATGCCGTTCCCGATCCTGGGCGTGGATTCGGACAACGGATCGGAATTCATCAACGTCCACTTGTTGGCCTGGTGTGAACAACGTCAGATCACCTTCACCCGGGCGCGGCCAGGAAACAAGAACGACGGCTGCCACGTCGAGCAGAAGAACTGGGCCGTGGTTAGGCAGGTAGTTGGCTATCACCGCTACGACACGGCATCAGAGTTGTTGTTGCTCAACGAGATCTGGCAGCTGCAGTCCAAGCTGACCAACTACTTCTACCCGCAGCAGAAACTCGTGTCCAAGGTCCGTACCGGAGCCAAGGTGTCCAAGAAGCACGACATCGCCACCACCCCATTCCACCGCGCGATCGATCACCCGAACACACCCGTGCAGCGCATCGTGGCGCTGACTCGGACCTACTCCATGGTCAATCCTGCCGCCGTCCAACGCCAGATCCACTCCCTGACCGCACAACTTCTCGCCATGACAACCAGCAAAGCCGACGCCAGCATCAACAAGCGCGCACGCTCAAATGAGGCAACGAAGAGTCCCACGCGCGCATCTTGACGTGAGGCAACACGCGAGGTCGACTTTCCCAAAATCGGCACGTCTGTCTCAAGGCCCGCGTAAGCAAGTTGCATGAGAGCTTCGGCGTACGTGGGACGAATCGGGGAGTTGGCGGTCGCGCTGGGAGTCGGCGCGGCACTCTTCGCCGGGACGGGAACCGCGTGGGCGGACCCTGCGTCGTCGGATTCGTCGGATTCGTCGGATTCTGCGCCGGCGCCGGCGCCAGCGCCGCCGCCGGCGCCGGTGGACCCGGGTGCCGAGAGCGGGCCGACGGTCGGATCCTCCGACGGCACCCCGGCCCCAGCCACGTCGGACGCCCCGAAGTCGACGGTGAGCGCGTCCACCGTGACGATCTCCAAGGATGACGATCCCGCCAAGACGTCATCACATGATGACGATCCAACCGAGGCGTCATCACGTGATGACGAGGCCGCCGGGACGTCGTCCTCTGAGGAAGCACAGGACGACCCACCCCCGACGCAGGCGAACAAATCGCCAACCGTCGCCCCTGAAACTTCCTCGACACCCGTCACTACGGTCGACGCCACCGAGGTGAGGATGCGTGTGAATTCGGCTGCGGCACAGCCGGAAGCGGTCACCACGACACAGCGCGTCTCCAGTACGCTTGCCGTCCAGCAGACCTCGCCCCCGCCCGCCGTCCCGACGCTGCGCCCATGGCCCACCGCCTTCGACCCGCTCACCGTGGTGACCTACGTGACCGGTCTGGTGACCAGCCTCGTCAATGCCGTCCTGAGCCCCTTCGCCGCGGGCGCGCCGGCGCTGCCCTCGGATCCGACGCCGTGGGCCCTTCTGGCGTGGGTGCGGCGCGAGTTGTTCAACGAGTCGCCGACGATCGCCAGCGATCTGCCGCAGACGCAGAGCTTGACCCTCGACGGTGACGTCGTCGTCAAGGGCAACGTCGGAGCCGCGGACGCCGACGGCGGCCCGGTGTCCTACACCGTCATCGGTCGGCCCCTCAACGGTGGGACCGTCACCGTCGATGCGAACGGCGACTTCACCTATCGGCCCATGAACGCCATGGCGGCGGTCGGCGGAACTGACTCCTTCACCGTCATGGTCGACGACGAGGCCGCCGGCTTCCACCTACACGGACCCCTGGGGCTGTTGCAGTTCGTGCCGATCCTCGGAAGCTTGCTCAATCCGAGTGCCGGGCACCGGGTGGCGAAGACCATCACGGTGACCGTGACGCCGGTCGGTGGCGTCGACCTGTCCTTCCCCAAGGGGTTCCGGTGGGGTGTCGCGCATGCCGGATTCCAGGCCGAGGGTGGGCCGGGTTCGCCCGTCGACCCCAACTCCGACTGGTACCGCTGGGTGCACGACCCGATCAACCAGTTCCTCGGCTTCACCAACGGTGTGCCAGAGAACGGGCCGGGCACCTACGTCTCCTACGACACGGACGCGGAGTTGGCCCGCCAGGACCTTGGCATGAACACCTTCCGGATGGGCATCGAGTGGAGCCGGATCTTCCCGAATTCGACTGCGGGAATCAATATCTCGGATGAGGGCGGCACCGTGAGCCAGGCCGACCTGCAGGCCATGGATCAGTTGGCCAACCAGGCCGAGGTGGCCCACTACCGGGCGGTGTTCGCCTCTCTTCGGGCGCACGGCCTCGAGCCGTTGGTGACGGTCAACCACTTCACCCTGCCGACCTGGGTCAATGATCCGATCACCGCCCGGCCCCTGATTCAGCTCGGCCTGCCCGCGCCGACCGCTGGTTGGTTGTCACCGGGCACACCCGTCGAGTTCGAGAAGTTCGCGGCGTACGTCGCCTGGAAGTACGGCGACCAGGTGGACGACTGGGCCACCCTCAACGAACCGTTCTCACCGATCCTCACCCAGTTCTTCGCCATCCCAGGGCTCGTCCCCGCGTGGCCGCCCGGCGTCATCCGGCCCGACCTCGCGTCGACCTTCCTGGTCAACGAAGCCAAGGGGCACGTGGCCGCCTACGATGCAATTCACCAGTGGGACAACAAGGTTGCGACAGTGGGTAAGGCCGCCGCATCCGTCGGCTTCACCAACAACATGATTCCCGCCCGGCCGGCCGATCCGGTGAACCCCCTCGACGTGCAGGCCGCCGACGCGTGGAACTCCTTCTACAACGGATGGTTCCCCAACGCGGTGATCGACGGCTGGGTGGATGCCAACTTCGACGGCGTCAAGACAGCCAACGAGGTGCATGCCGACTTCACGGGCAAGGCCGACTGGATCGGCGTGCAGTACTACGGCTCGCAGCCGATGCAGGGCTTCGGCGTCGCGCCGATCCCCGGCTTCCCGTTCCTGCGTGGCCTTCCGGTCCGGTGCGACCCCTCGCCGACGTGCAGCGACTACAACCAGCCCACCGACCCGGGCGGCTTCCGCGAGGTGCTCGATTTCGCGGCGTCCTACGGAAAACCGTTGTGGGTCACCGAGAACGGGATCGCCGACGCCGGTGACTCGAAGCGTCCTCCGTACCTCGTCAACCACATCGCCGTCGTCCAGGACATGGTCGCCCACGACACGAACATCCTGGGTTACACGTACTGGTCCTTCGTCGACAACCTCGAGTGGGCCGAGGGCTACGACCTGCACTTTGGGTTGTACGGCTCGGATCCGACCACCCCAGAACTCGAGCGCACGCCGAAGCCGACGAGCATCTCCGCCATCAGCCAGATCACCAAGGCCAACGCGCTGCCGACGGCGCTGCTGGCGACCTACGTGCCCTGACTCATGGCTGCGGCGATCTCCTCGCTGCTGACCTCGCGCATCGGTTGCCCCATCGACCACATGTGACCGAAGGGATCGTGGAGGACGCCGTAGCGGTCGCCCCAGAACTGATCCGCCAGGGGGGCGACGACGGTCGCGCCGGCATCGACTGCCCGTTGGAACTGGCTCTCGACGTCGGTCACCGTGAGATGAATCGTCACGGGCGTGCCGCCGAGCGACTTCGGTGTCATCGACTTTCCGCCGGTCATCTCGGGGAAGTCGTCGTTCAGCATCACCACCGAGCCGTTGATGCGCACGGCCGCATTGACCAGCCTCCCGTCGGGCCCCGGCACCCGGCCGAGTTCCTCCGCCCCGAAGGCGGCGACGTAGAAGTCGATGGCCGCGGCGGCGTCATCGACGATCAGATAGGGGGAGACGGCCGGTTGCACTTCGATCGCCATGGTGGGGCTCCTCTCGAGGGTGGACGTTCACCGATGTCGACCGTGCCACCCGCCGAAACTCATCGGTGGCTATACGACGGAGAATCCGGTGGGCAGTGGGGCCCTGCCGGTGAGGGCCGTCAACACCATCTCTCCGCGGCCGAGGGCGATGCCGATGCGGGCGGCCAGCGCAGTCGCGTCGGCGAGCACGTCCGGCGGCAGCGCAAACCCGACGTTCGCGGCCTTGGCGATGTCGAGGCTGTGGACCGCCAGTTCGAACACCCGCGTCGGCAAATAGTTGCTCAATCTGACACCCAGGCCACCGATCACCTCGATGAGCGGATCACCAACGCTTGCAACGTCTTCGAGTACGCGCTCGAGCAGTACGTCGATCTTCGCCGCGGGGTCCTCGCCGAGTTCGCGGCCCGCCTTACGAGCCCGCTCGTCGATCGCCGCCGCGCCCGCTGCCGCAGCGTAGTCGGCGATCTTCACGTAGTAGTCGGCGGCGTCGTGGACGTCCTCGTGGTCGGCGGTGTTCTGCAGATACGTGCTCACGGTGATCAGCGAGCGCGACGTGTGCCCGACGAGAGCGCGCAGATCCCATTCTCCCAGTCCCGGCCCCGCCCAAGCGGACTCGGGGATGGTGTGGACGAGTGCGGCGAACGCCCTGGCGGCGGAGTCGAACGTCACGCCGTGATCTGATCCCAGCCCTCGACTGATTCCGGGCTGCGGGGGGCGGGGCCGACGTAGATGGCGGCGGGACGCACCAGCTTGCCGAGCCGCTTCTGTTCCAGGATGTGCGCGCACCAACCCGCGGTGCGGCCACACGTGAACATGGCAGGCATCATCTTCGGCGGCACGCCGGCGAAGTCGAGCATGACGGCGGCCCAGAACTCGACGTTGGTTTCAATGGCACGGTCGGGGCGTCGCTCGCGCAGTTCGGTGAGCGCAGCCTGCTCGAGTGCGGCCGCCACCTCGAAGCGCGGGGCCGCCAGCCGCTCGGCGGTGGCCCGCAGCACGCGGGCCCGGGGATCCTCGGCGCGGTAGACGCGGTGGCCGAAGCCCATCAGCTTCTCCTTGCGGTCCAGGATTCCCTTGACCACTGCCTGGGCGTCACCGGAGCGCTCCAGCTCCTCGATCATCGGCAGCACCCGGGCCGGCGCCCCACCGTGCAGGGGACCGCTCATCGCGCCGACGGCACCGGACAGCGACGCGGCGACGTCAGCACCCGTCGAGGCGATCACCCGAGCGGTGAACGTGGAGGCGTTCATCCCGTGCTCGGCCGCCGTGACCCAGTACGCATCGATGGCTTCAACGTGTTTGGGGTCGGGATCGCCCTTCCAGCGCGTCATGAATCGCTCTGTGACCGAGTCGCATTCGTCGATGGTTCGCTGGGGAACGGCGGGCTGATGGATTCCGCGCGCCGACTGTGCGACATAGGACAGGGCCATCACCGAGGCGCGGGCCAACTGGTCGCGGGCGGTGTCGTCGTCGATGTCGAGGAGCGGTTGATACCCCCAGATCGGGGCGAGCATCGCCAACCCCGCCTGCACGTCGACCCGGACGTCGCCGGTGTGGATGGGCAATGGGAACGGCTCCGCAGGCGTCAGGCCATTGCCGAATCGGCCGTCCACCAACAGCGACCACACGTCGCCAAAGGTGACGTGCTGGGTGACGAGGTCTTCGATATCGACGCCGCGGTAGCGCAAGGCGCCGCCGTCCTTGTCGGGTTCGGCGATCTCGGTGGTGAAGGCGACGACGCCTTCGAGGCCCTCTACGAAGCCGTCTGGTAAACCGCTTGGAACCGTTGACGTGCTAGTCATGGGCAGATTCTCGCACCCGGTCCGAAGCTGATTCCTGCCGGTGGGCGTAGCGTCGCATTCGTGGTTTCCCAGGGGAGGAGCGCAGTGACCGGCGACGACGGTGAGCACTTGGCGCGCATGCGCGTCGAGTATGGATCGCCCGAGAAGGATGGCAGCCCAGATCTCGATGCCGACTGGCTCGAAGACGGGTGGATCGTGTTGCTGCGCAAGTGGTTGGGCGAGGCCGAACGTGCCGGGATCGTGGAGCCGAACGCCATTGTGCTGGGCACCGTCGACGGCGAGGGAAGGCCTTCCACCCGGACGGTGTTGTGCAAGGGCGTGGACGACACCGGCATCGCCTTCTACACGAACTACGACTCCGCCAAGGGGCAACACCTTCTCGCGACGCCCTACGCGTCGGCCACCTTCACGTGGTACGCCCTCGGGCGTCAGGTGCACGTCCGCGGCGCGGTGACCAAGGTCGCGCCCGAGGTGACGGCGAACTACTGGTCCAAGCGGCCGCGCGGCTCACAGCTGGGGGCGTGGGCGTCCCTTCAATCCCAGCCCATCGCCTCCCGGGAAGCGCTCGAGCAGCAGCTCGCCGACGTCACCGAACGGTTCGCCGGAGTCGAGTCCGTGCCCGTACCGGCGAACTGGGGCGGCTACCGCATTGCACCCGATGAGATCGAGTTCTGGCAGGGCCGGGAAAACCGGGTGCACAACCGGATTCGCGTCACCCGCGACGCCGGAGCGGTTGCGGTCTCGCGGCTGCAACCCTAGGAGTGGCGGGGTTCCTCGCCGACACCACACCACTGCGGACGCCGGACTTCCGCAGGCTGTGGCTGGCCGGCATCGTCACCGTCATCGGCGCCAATCTCACCATCTTCGCCGTTCCCGTTCAGCTCTACGCACTCACTCAGAATTCGGCCTACGTCGGGCTATCGGGCATCTTCGCCGTGGTTCCCCTGGTGGTCTTCGGGCTGTGGGGTGGCGCGTGGGCCGACGCGATGGACCGCAGGCTGCTGCTGGTCATCGCGTCGATCGGGCTGGCGGTGTCGTCGGTGCTGCTGTGGGTGCAGGCGGCGCTGGGCCTGAACAACGTGTGGGTGGTGCTGTGTCTGCTGTCGGTGCAGCAGGCCTTCTTCGCGATCAACAGCCCGACCCGTTCGGCGGCGATTCCCCGGATGGTGCCGCTGGAGCAACTGCCCGCGGCGAACTCGCTGAACATGACCGTCATGCAGTTCGGGGCGATCGTGGGACCGCTGCTCGCCGGGGTGCTCCTGCACTTCGTCGACCTGTCGACGCTGTACCTCATCGACGCGCTTACGTGCATCGCCCCGATCTTCGCGACATTCGCGCTAGCGAAGATGCCGCCGACCGGAACGGCACGGGGATCTGCCCGGTGGGGGTTCGCTGCAGTCCTCGACGGGTTCCGGTATCTGGCCGGCAACCGCGTGGTGCTGATGTCCTTCGTCGTCGACCTGATCGCGATGATCTTCGGCATGCCGCGGGCCCTCTTCCCGCAGATGGCCCACGAGAGTTTCGGAGGGCCGGTCGAGGGCGGTAGCGCGATGGCCTACCTGTCGGCGGCCATTGCGGTGGGCGCCGTCGCGGGCGGAGTCTTCTCGGGCTGGCTACCGCGGGTGCACCGCCAAGGTCTCGCGGTAGTGCTGGCAATCGTGGTGTGGGGGTTGGCCATGGTGGGTTTCGGTCTCGCCGCCGGATCCGCCGATGGTCGCGCCGGAGCGTTGTTGTGGATCGCATTGGCGTTCCTGGCCGTCGGCGGTGCGGCCGACATGGTGTCGTCGGCGTTCCGTTCGACGATTCTGCAACAGGCGGCGTCCGACGACCTGCGGGGCCGACTGCAGGGCGTCTTCACGGTCGT contains:
- a CDS encoding VOC family protein: MAIEVQPAVSPYLIVDDAAAAIDFYVAAFGAEELGRVPGPDGRLVNAAVRINGSVVMLNDDFPEMTGGKSMTPKSLGGTPVTIHLTVTDVESQFQRAVDAGATVVAPLADQFWGDRYGVLHDPFGHMWSMGQPMREVSSEEIAAAMSQGT
- a CDS encoding family 1 glycosylhydrolase, yielding MRASAYVGRIGELAVALGVGAALFAGTGTAWADPASSDSSDSSDSAPAPAPAPPPAPVDPGAESGPTVGSSDGTPAPATSDAPKSTVSASTVTISKDDDPAKTSSHDDDPTEASSRDDEAAGTSSSEEAQDDPPPTQANKSPTVAPETSSTPVTTVDATEVRMRVNSAAAQPEAVTTTQRVSSTLAVQQTSPPPAVPTLRPWPTAFDPLTVVTYVTGLVTSLVNAVLSPFAAGAPALPSDPTPWALLAWVRRELFNESPTIASDLPQTQSLTLDGDVVVKGNVGAADADGGPVSYTVIGRPLNGGTVTVDANGDFTYRPMNAMAAVGGTDSFTVMVDDEAAGFHLHGPLGLLQFVPILGSLLNPSAGHRVAKTITVTVTPVGGVDLSFPKGFRWGVAHAGFQAEGGPGSPVDPNSDWYRWVHDPINQFLGFTNGVPENGPGTYVSYDTDAELARQDLGMNTFRMGIEWSRIFPNSTAGINISDEGGTVSQADLQAMDQLANQAEVAHYRAVFASLRAHGLEPLVTVNHFTLPTWVNDPITARPLIQLGLPAPTAGWLSPGTPVEFEKFAAYVAWKYGDQVDDWATLNEPFSPILTQFFAIPGLVPAWPPGVIRPDLASTFLVNEAKGHVAAYDAIHQWDNKVATVGKAAASVGFTNNMIPARPADPVNPLDVQAADAWNSFYNGWFPNAVIDGWVDANFDGVKTANEVHADFTGKADWIGVQYYGSQPMQGFGVAPIPGFPFLRGLPVRCDPSPTCSDYNQPTDPGGFREVLDFAASYGKPLWVTENGIADAGDSKRPPYLVNHIAVVQDMVAHDTNILGYTYWSFVDNLEWAEGYDLHFGLYGSDPTTPELERTPKPTSISAISQITKANALPTALLATYVP
- a CDS encoding maleylpyruvate isomerase N-terminal domain-containing protein, with translation MTFDSAARAFAALVHTIPESAWAGPGLGEWDLRALVGHTSRSLITVSTYLQNTADHEDVHDAADYYVKIADYAAAAGAAAIDERARKAGRELGEDPAAKIDVLLERVLEDVASVGDPLIEVIGGLGVRLSNYLPTRVFELAVHSLDIAKAANVGFALPPDVLADATALAARIGIALGRGEMVLTALTGRAPLPTGFSVV
- the pdxH gene encoding pyridoxamine 5'-phosphate oxidase, yielding MRVEYGSPEKDGSPDLDADWLEDGWIVLLRKWLGEAERAGIVEPNAIVLGTVDGEGRPSTRTVLCKGVDDTGIAFYTNYDSAKGQHLLATPYASATFTWYALGRQVHVRGAVTKVAPEVTANYWSKRPRGSQLGAWASLQSQPIASREALEQQLADVTERFAGVESVPVPANWGGYRIAPDEIEFWQGRENRVHNRIRVTRDAGAVAVSRLQP
- a CDS encoding MFS transporter is translated as MAGFLADTTPLRTPDFRRLWLAGIVTVIGANLTIFAVPVQLYALTQNSAYVGLSGIFAVVPLVVFGLWGGAWADAMDRRLLLVIASIGLAVSSVLLWVQAALGLNNVWVVLCLLSVQQAFFAINSPTRSAAIPRMVPLEQLPAANSLNMTVMQFGAIVGPLLAGVLLHFVDLSTLYLIDALTCIAPIFATFALAKMPPTGTARGSARWGFAAVLDGFRYLAGNRVVLMSFVVDLIAMIFGMPRALFPQMAHESFGGPVEGGSAMAYLSAAIAVGAVAGGVFSGWLPRVHRQGLAVVLAIVVWGLAMVGFGLAAGSADGRAGALLWIALAFLAVGGAADMVSSAFRSTILQQAASDDLRGRLQGVFTVVVAGGPRLADAVHGASAAVVGTTVAAAGGGGLVVVGVVIAALLVPAFIRYRV
- a CDS encoding citrate synthase 2, which encodes MTSTSTVPSGLPDGFVEGLEGVVAFTTEIAEPDKDGGALRYRGVDIEDLVTQHVTFGDVWSLLVDGRFGNGLTPAEPFPLPIHTGDVRVDVQAGLAMLAPIWGYQPLLDIDDDTARDQLARASVMALSYVAQSARGIHQPAVPQRTIDECDSVTERFMTRWKGDPDPKHVEAIDAYWVTAAEHGMNASTFTARVIASTGADVAASLSGAVGAMSGPLHGGAPARVLPMIEELERSGDAQAVVKGILDRKEKLMGFGHRVYRAEDPRARVLRATAERLAAPRFEVAAALEQAALTELRERRPDRAIETNVEFWAAVMLDFAGVPPKMMPAMFTCGRTAGWCAHILEQKRLGKLVRPAAIYVGPAPRSPESVEGWDQITA